One Phocaeicola dorei genomic region harbors:
- a CDS encoding efflux RND transporter permease subunit: MFSKFFIERPIFATVLALLFVVAGLVTLNILPVAQYPDITPPTVQVSAVYPGANAETVAQTVGIPIEQQVNGVDGMLYMSSNSSASGAYSLTVTFEVGTDIDMATVMVQNRVSVALNSLPEAVKVQGVTVQKQSSNIVMMLTLSGDSIYDGLYLTNYANLNLVDQLTRVPGVGAVNVMGAGDYSMRVWLNPETMRIRNITPQQVYSAIQSQNMEVSAGYVGQPIGSSANNDFQYTLNVKGRLSTSEEFGDIILRVEDQGKVLRLRDVAKIELGSAEYGVVSKLKGQPTAGIAVYQLPGSNSLDVSKGVRARMAELAETFPAGVKYNVTLDTTDVVHDSIDEVMKTFVEAIVLVVLVIFFFLQSWRAVLIPCLTIPVSLIGTLAVMAALGFSINTLTLFGLILAIAIVVDDAIVVTENATRILDEGKLDARAATEQAMGEITGPIVGVVLVLLAVFIPTTLISGISGQLYKQFALTIAASTVISGFNSLTLTPAVCALLLRPTPMHKARLFRWFDSMNDWMQRVYDASVKWLLARPVIAIGSYIVISVIAILMFVKWPSTFIPEEDDGYFMIAIQLPAASSLERTQMVGKQIDAILSEYPEVKTYLGVNGFSIMGGGQLPNAATYFVVLKNWKERAGKEHTAQAVVNRFNEQAYAMIQEAQVFGIIPPAIPGMGNTGGLQLELEDRKSLGAEELQKAVEALLANYHNEPAIASISSMYQADVPQYFLNIDRDKVQLMGLQLNQVFSTLGYYMGQAYVNDFVEFGRIYQVKLEAGEQAQKVIDDVLKLSVVNSKGEMVPFSSFTQIEQKLGMDQINRYNMYSAASITITPAAGSSSGQAIEAVGSLIKNQLGGEFGYEWTSVAYQETQAGNTTTIILIMALLVAYLVLAAQYESWTSPVAAVMGLPVAILGAMLGCWVMGVPVSIYTQIGIILLIALSAKNGILIVEFARDYRKAGNPIREAAYEAGHVRLRPILMTSFTFVLGVMPLLFATGAGAGSRVALGAAVVFGMAVNTIFATVYIPNWYEVMQNIQEKWLTKKQ; encoded by the coding sequence ATGTTTTCAAAATTTTTCATAGAACGGCCTATATTTGCCACGGTGCTGGCTTTGTTATTCGTGGTGGCCGGACTTGTAACTCTGAATATATTGCCCGTGGCGCAATATCCCGATATTACGCCGCCTACCGTGCAAGTCAGTGCGGTATATCCGGGTGCCAATGCTGAAACTGTAGCTCAAACTGTCGGTATCCCCATTGAACAGCAGGTAAACGGTGTGGATGGAATGTTGTATATGAGCTCCAATTCCTCCGCATCGGGTGCTTATTCGCTGACTGTGACTTTCGAAGTGGGAACGGATATTGATATGGCAACTGTAATGGTACAAAACCGAGTTAGTGTAGCGTTGAATTCTTTGCCTGAAGCTGTGAAAGTACAGGGAGTGACGGTGCAGAAGCAGTCATCCAATATTGTGATGATGCTTACACTGAGTGGTGATAGTATTTATGATGGCCTTTATCTGACCAATTATGCCAATTTGAATCTGGTAGACCAGTTGACACGTGTGCCGGGAGTAGGAGCGGTGAATGTGATGGGAGCCGGAGACTATTCCATGCGTGTATGGCTGAATCCTGAAACAATGCGTATCCGCAATATTACTCCGCAGCAAGTTTACTCTGCTATTCAAAGTCAGAACATGGAGGTTTCAGCCGGTTATGTGGGACAGCCTATCGGTAGTTCGGCCAATAATGATTTTCAATATACGCTGAATGTGAAGGGACGGCTTTCTACTTCTGAAGAGTTTGGGGACATCATATTGAGAGTGGAAGACCAGGGGAAGGTACTTCGTCTGAGAGATGTTGCCAAAATTGAGTTGGGAAGTGCCGAGTATGGAGTTGTTTCCAAATTGAAGGGACAACCTACAGCAGGTATTGCTGTCTATCAGTTACCGGGGAGTAACTCATTGGATGTGTCTAAAGGAGTTCGTGCACGCATGGCGGAATTGGCTGAAACATTTCCGGCAGGGGTGAAGTATAATGTAACATTGGACACTACAGATGTGGTTCATGACTCTATTGATGAAGTGATGAAGACTTTCGTGGAGGCGATTGTTCTAGTGGTGCTGGTTATCTTTTTTTTCCTGCAAAGCTGGCGGGCAGTTCTTATTCCATGTCTTACTATCCCTGTTTCTCTTATCGGAACACTGGCGGTAATGGCTGCTTTAGGCTTTTCTATCAATACATTGACACTGTTCGGCTTGATATTGGCTATAGCTATTGTAGTGGATGATGCCATTGTGGTGACTGAAAATGCCACCCGTATTCTAGATGAAGGGAAGCTGGACGCCCGGGCGGCCACCGAGCAGGCTATGGGAGAGATTACCGGACCTATTGTCGGAGTGGTGCTGGTACTGCTTGCCGTTTTTATCCCTACTACACTGATTAGTGGAATTTCCGGGCAGCTTTATAAACAGTTTGCATTGACTATTGCGGCTTCTACGGTTATAAGTGGTTTCAATTCATTGACATTGACTCCGGCTGTTTGTGCTCTGTTGCTCCGTCCTACTCCGATGCATAAAGCGCGTTTGTTCCGTTGGTTTGATAGTATGAATGACTGGATGCAGCGGGTTTATGACGCTTCAGTAAAATGGTTGTTGGCACGTCCGGTTATTGCTATCGGTTCTTATATCGTAATATCAGTCATTGCTATTCTGATGTTTGTAAAATGGCCCAGCACCTTTATTCCCGAAGAAGATGACGGATATTTTATGATTGCCATTCAGCTTCCGGCTGCCTCTTCTTTAGAACGTACACAAATGGTGGGTAAGCAGATTGATGCTATTTTGTCAGAGTATCCCGAAGTGAAGACTTATTTGGGAGTAAACGGATTCAGTATCATGGGAGGTGGTCAGTTGCCTAATGCGGCTACCTATTTTGTGGTGCTGAAGAATTGGAAAGAGCGTGCGGGTAAGGAGCATACCGCTCAAGCGGTGGTTAATCGTTTTAATGAACAGGCATATGCCATGATACAGGAAGCCCAAGTCTTTGGTATTATTCCTCCTGCTATCCCTGGTATGGGTAATACAGGTGGTTTACAACTCGAACTGGAAGATCGCAAGTCTTTGGGTGCAGAAGAACTGCAAAAGGCGGTTGAGGCGTTATTGGCTAATTATCACAATGAGCCGGCTATTGCTTCTATAAGCAGTATGTATCAAGCGGATGTACCTCAGTATTTTTTGAATATAGACCGTGATAAAGTTCAGTTAATGGGCTTGCAGTTGAATCAGGTTTTCTCTACATTAGGGTATTATATGGGGCAGGCTTATGTAAATGATTTTGTAGAATTCGGCCGTATCTACCAGGTAAAATTGGAGGCTGGTGAACAGGCCCAAAAGGTGATTGATGATGTGTTGAAACTGAGTGTGGTCAATTCGAAAGGAGAGATGGTTCCTTTCAGTAGTTTTACACAAATAGAGCAAAAACTGGGAATGGATCAGATAAACCGATATAATATGTATTCGGCAGCTTCTATCACTATTACTCCGGCTGCGGGGAGTAGTTCCGGTCAGGCGATAGAGGCTGTGGGGAGTTTGATAAAAAATCAGCTAGGAGGAGAGTTTGGATATGAGTGGACTTCTGTTGCTTATCAAGAAACTCAGGCTGGTAATACTACTACTATTATTTTAATCATGGCTTTGTTGGTAGCTTATTTAGTATTGGCAGCTCAGTATGAAAGTTGGACAAGCCCGGTGGCTGCCGTAATGGGATTACCGGTAGCTATTTTGGGAGCGATGCTCGGTTGTTGGGTGATGGGAGTTCCAGTCAGCATTTATACACAAATCGGTATTATTCTGTTGATAGCCTTATCGGCGAAAAATGGTATTTTAATTGTGGAGTTCGCCCGTGATTACCGTAAGGCCGGCAATCCTATCCGTGAGGCGGCTTATGAGGCGGGGCATGTGCGTTTGCGTCCTATTCTGATGACTTCATTTACTTTTGTATTAGGTGTGATGCCGTTGCTGTTTGCAACAGGCGCTGGTGCCGGAAGCCGTGTGGCACTAGGTGCGGCAGTAGTATTTGGTATGGCCGTGAATACGATTTTTGCTACCGTTTATATTCCTAATTGGTATGAAGTGATGCAGAATATTCAAGAGAAATGGTTGACAAAGAAACAGTGA
- a CDS encoding efflux RND transporter periplasmic adaptor subunit has translation MKRIMITFAWTVCVLTACDKNKPSQTGMQALPIDVAKPLVENVTLTKDYPGYLEAESTVDLVGRVNGILQSKNFAPGSRVRQGQVLFVIEPTLYENSVKQAEAELKTAKANLEYAVSSYQRMKEAIKSDAVSRIQYLQAESHVVACEAAVSNAEAALKTARTNLSYCYVKAPCDGVVDVSAYSVGAYIGGALQPVKLATVYKDNRMYSYFNIADNQYLTYELTQEAASKIPAETHFVTLRLGTDGAQAWKAKLDYLSPNVTLTTGTLRLRAELDNSDGKLRPGLFVSVTLPYGEARNAVLVNDASIGTDQLGKYLYVVNDSDIVNYRHIEVGQLADHNMRVVKSGLSPSERYVTKALLKVRQGMKIKPIEQTNKLQ, from the coding sequence ATGAAAAGAATAATGATAACTTTCGCATGGACGGTATGTGTGCTCACCGCCTGCGATAAAAATAAACCTTCTCAGACAGGAATGCAGGCATTGCCTATAGATGTAGCGAAACCTTTGGTGGAAAATGTGACGCTGACCAAAGATTATCCCGGTTATTTGGAAGCGGAATCCACTGTAGATTTGGTGGGACGAGTAAATGGAATTTTACAATCCAAGAATTTTGCACCTGGTTCCCGGGTACGTCAGGGACAGGTATTGTTTGTTATAGAACCGACACTTTATGAAAATTCAGTGAAACAAGCGGAAGCTGAATTAAAAACGGCTAAAGCCAATCTTGAATATGCTGTCAGTAGTTATCAACGTATGAAAGAAGCGATAAAAAGTGATGCGGTGAGCCGTATACAATATTTGCAGGCAGAAAGCCATGTCGTTGCTTGTGAGGCTGCCGTAAGTAATGCTGAAGCAGCTTTGAAAACTGCGCGTACCAACTTGAGTTATTGCTATGTCAAGGCTCCTTGTGATGGAGTGGTTGATGTATCAGCTTATTCTGTCGGAGCATACATCGGTGGTGCTTTGCAACCGGTTAAATTGGCTACTGTTTATAAGGATAACCGTATGTATTCCTATTTTAATATTGCAGATAACCAATATCTGACATATGAGCTGACCCAGGAGGCTGCCAGCAAGATTCCTGCAGAAACTCATTTTGTAACCTTGCGCTTGGGGACTGACGGGGCACAGGCATGGAAAGCGAAACTAGATTATCTTTCTCCCAATGTGACATTAACTACAGGTACTCTCCGTTTGCGTGCGGAATTAGATAACTCTGACGGGAAGCTTCGTCCCGGATTATTTGTCAGTGTCACGTTACCATACGGTGAAGCGCGGAATGCAGTGCTGGTTAATGATGCTTCTATCGGAACAGATCAGTTGGGCAAGTATTTGTATGTAGTGAATGATAGTGATATAGTGAATTATCGGCATATTGAAGTCGGGCAATTGGCGGATCATAATATGCGTGTTGTAAAAAGTGGCTTGTCACCTTCCGAACGTTATGTCACCAAGGCATTGTTGAAAGTGCGCCAAGGCATGAAAATTAAACCGATAGAACAAACCAATAAACTTCAATAG
- a CDS encoding TonB-dependent receptor — MRKIVMIVILVASMVQGVFAQQIIIKGTVKDATSKKAAEYVNVVLQTADSVFVGGTITNSKGDFLLNKVYAGDYLLALSCVGYRTQFIVLNGIKQNINLREILLEDDAVAMEGVTVSASGQISHSDRKLIFPSERQMKISTNGVNLLQQMMLPRIQINPMNNEIGVLGGGELQLRINGAKAEVEEIKALQPSDIIRIEYHDNPGLRYGNAEVVLDYIVRRPETGGNFGVDLSQGMNAMWGEYNVFGKVNHKKSEFGVSYYMGPRDFYGMYRDNEEEFHLADGTTLHRIEEGEPGHGSVFMNNLSMNYNLQQTENSLFSATFRLRSNSQPHWDYQGVLTNVADSDDKVDMIDRTKKSWSRPSLDLYYQQGLKNKQLLVFNVVGTYNREKSRRLYQESLQDELLTDINNNVLGDKYSLIGEAVYEKQFSKGNSLSFGLRHTQSFANNAYRNGHYYETDMNQGDTYVYGEYRGKVNKLDYRLGVGVTRSYYKQSGDDSYENYSFNPRLVLHYTLPGNSFVRWKSDISNASPSLGDLSAVEQIVDSLQIRRGNPNLKAYLRYHTELTYEWQKGIFYSNLWGAYDYQPNAIMDEKYQDGDKIVQTWDNQKDWQKLSGRLTLRVGPIKDMLQFSFTGGVNHYMSHGNTYSHTYTNWYCNAEASFNYKQFSLYWQMNTNWNNFWGETLSGGENIQVLVMYYTHKNLRVGLGAFNPFTDNYKQQTENWNKYASYKKTNYVKESSQMFLASVSYNFSFGRKFKAGQRRVNNSDNDSGVMSTGK; from the coding sequence ATGAGAAAAATAGTAATGATAGTCATACTGGTAGCCAGTATGGTACAAGGAGTTTTTGCCCAACAAATAATTATAAAGGGCACTGTGAAAGACGCGACAAGTAAAAAGGCTGCAGAATATGTTAATGTAGTTTTACAAACAGCAGATTCGGTTTTTGTTGGAGGAACTATTACGAATAGCAAAGGCGATTTCTTACTGAATAAGGTCTATGCAGGCGATTATTTATTGGCATTATCCTGTGTGGGGTATCGTACGCAATTTATTGTATTAAACGGAATTAAACAGAATATAAATTTAAGGGAAATTTTATTGGAAGATGATGCTGTGGCTATGGAAGGTGTAACAGTTAGTGCTTCCGGACAAATCAGTCATTCGGATCGTAAGTTGATTTTTCCTTCTGAACGGCAAATGAAGATTTCAACAAATGGAGTCAATCTGTTGCAACAGATGATGCTTCCCCGTATTCAGATAAATCCCATGAATAATGAGATAGGAGTGTTAGGGGGAGGAGAACTTCAGCTTCGTATCAATGGAGCGAAAGCAGAAGTTGAAGAGATTAAGGCATTACAGCCATCAGACATTATTCGTATAGAGTATCATGACAACCCTGGTTTGCGTTATGGTAATGCTGAGGTAGTGCTTGATTATATTGTCCGTCGTCCGGAAACGGGGGGAAACTTTGGAGTGGATTTGTCTCAGGGGATGAATGCCATGTGGGGAGAATATAATGTTTTTGGAAAAGTGAACCATAAGAAGTCTGAGTTTGGTGTTTCGTATTACATGGGACCTCGCGATTTCTATGGTATGTATCGGGATAATGAAGAGGAATTCCATTTGGCGGACGGAACAACATTACATCGTATAGAAGAAGGTGAACCGGGGCACGGATCTGTGTTTATGAATAATTTAAGTATGAATTATAATTTACAGCAGACTGAAAATTCATTGTTCAGTGCTACTTTTCGTTTGAGAAGTAATAGCCAGCCTCATTGGGATTATCAAGGAGTATTGACTAATGTTGCCGATTCTGATGATAAGGTGGATATGATAGACCGTACTAAAAAAAGTTGGTCTCGTCCTTCGTTGGATCTTTATTATCAACAGGGATTGAAAAATAAGCAACTTTTGGTATTCAATGTGGTAGGTACTTATAATAGGGAAAAATCACGCCGTTTGTATCAAGAAAGCTTGCAGGATGAGTTGTTGACTGATATTAATAATAATGTATTAGGAGATAAATATTCTCTAATTGGGGAGGCTGTTTATGAGAAGCAATTTTCTAAAGGAAATTCGTTGAGTTTCGGGTTGCGCCATACCCAGTCTTTCGCCAATAATGCATACCGTAACGGTCATTATTATGAAACGGATATGAATCAAGGGGATACATATGTTTATGGGGAATATAGAGGAAAGGTAAATAAATTGGACTACAGATTGGGTGTAGGTGTTACTCGTTCTTATTACAAACAAAGTGGTGATGATTCGTATGAGAATTATAGTTTTAATCCTCGTTTGGTACTGCATTATACGTTGCCGGGAAATTCATTCGTCCGTTGGAAATCCGATATCAGTAATGCTTCTCCGTCATTGGGGGATTTAAGTGCAGTAGAACAGATTGTGGATTCGTTGCAAATCAGACGAGGCAATCCGAACTTGAAAGCCTATTTGCGTTATCACACAGAGTTGACATACGAATGGCAGAAAGGTATATTTTATTCTAATCTTTGGGGGGCGTATGATTATCAGCCGAATGCCATTATGGACGAGAAGTATCAGGACGGTGACAAGATTGTACAGACATGGGACAATCAAAAGGATTGGCAGAAATTATCAGGGCGTCTGACTTTGCGTGTTGGCCCTATTAAGGATATGCTACAGTTCTCGTTTACCGGTGGAGTAAACCATTATATGAGTCATGGTAATACATATTCTCATACTTATACAAACTGGTATTGTAATGCTGAAGCATCCTTTAATTACAAGCAGTTCTCTCTTTACTGGCAGATGAATACTAATTGGAATAATTTCTGGGGGGAAACCTTGTCAGGGGGGGAGAATATTCAGGTATTGGTGATGTATTACACGCACAAGAATTTGCGTGTAGGGTTGGGAGCTTTTAATCCGTTTACGGATAATTATAAACAGCAGACTGAGAACTGGAATAAATATGCTTCTTATAAAAAAACGAATTATGTGAAGGAGAGCTCGCAAATGTTTTTGGCAAGTGTTTCTTATAATTTCTCGTTTGGCCGTAAGTTTAAAGCAGGCCAACGGAGGGTGAATAATAGTGATAACGATTCCGGAGTGATGAGTACCGGAAAATAA
- a CDS encoding S26 family signal peptidase gives MLGDNIHHSLDSRHWGLVPDDFIVGVVQWIWYSKDEEQNSIRWNRIGRVD, from the coding sequence ATGCTGGGAGACAATATACACCATTCATTGGATTCACGACATTGGGGATTGGTGCCTGATGATTTCATTGTGGGTGTAGTACAATGGATTTGGTATTCAAAAGATGAAGAGCAAAATTCAATTCGTTGGAATCGAATCGGTAGAGTAGATTGA
- a CDS encoding mechanosensitive ion channel family protein: MDTINNDLTNLLQQMGVHQESLGITQRIVMIAGILIIAFVADYFCRKIIVPTIKKLTARTQATWDDYLFNDAVLDNMCHLIPPIILYVLLPFAFPHEPVTLTFILKLCWVYITAVAMKLICSFLTSLYTISSEHEKLKNHPLKGVYQMIKLIVICVGVIIIVSTLIDKDPVNILTGLGASAAILMLVFKDTIMGLVAGVQLSANDMLRPGDWITMPKYGADGTVIEVTLTTVKVRNWDNTITTVPPYALVSDSFQNWRGMRESGGRRVKRSINIDMNTVHFCTLEQMKTFEKQAWMSDFEKTGKEEVNLYVFRHYLEYYLRHNPRVNTELILMVRQLQPTPQGLPIELYFFSANKDWIPYERLQAEVFDHLLAVLPEFGLRVFQSPSGLDVLSLSSH; encoded by the coding sequence ATGGATACAATAAACAACGATCTTACTAACTTATTGCAACAGATGGGGGTGCATCAGGAAAGTCTGGGCATCACTCAGCGTATTGTCATGATAGCAGGGATTCTGATCATTGCTTTTGTGGCAGATTACTTTTGTAGAAAAATAATAGTTCCTACTATAAAAAAACTGACAGCAAGAACACAGGCTACTTGGGATGATTATTTATTCAATGATGCTGTACTGGATAATATGTGTCATCTTATTCCACCTATAATATTGTATGTATTACTTCCTTTTGCTTTTCCACATGAGCCTGTGACTTTGACATTCATACTGAAGCTATGCTGGGTTTACATCACGGCTGTAGCCATGAAATTGATCTGTTCTTTTTTGACCTCTCTCTATACCATTTCAAGTGAACATGAGAAGCTGAAAAATCATCCTCTGAAAGGAGTATATCAGATGATAAAACTGATTGTGATTTGTGTAGGGGTAATTATTATAGTCAGTACATTGATAGATAAAGATCCTGTGAACATTCTTACAGGATTGGGTGCTTCTGCTGCTATTTTGATGTTGGTTTTCAAAGATACGATTATGGGATTGGTTGCCGGAGTCCAGCTTTCTGCCAATGATATGCTTCGACCGGGAGATTGGATTACTATGCCGAAATATGGAGCTGACGGTACAGTAATAGAAGTGACCCTTACCACTGTAAAAGTACGCAATTGGGATAATACTATAACCACAGTTCCTCCTTATGCATTGGTCAGTGATTCGTTTCAGAACTGGCGTGGTATGCGGGAAAGTGGTGGACGTAGGGTGAAGCGTTCTATTAATATAGATATGAATACAGTCCATTTCTGTACACTGGAGCAAATGAAGACATTTGAAAAACAAGCTTGGATGTCAGACTTTGAAAAAACGGGAAAGGAGGAAGTGAATCTTTATGTGTTTCGTCACTATCTGGAATATTATTTGCGTCATAATCCTCGGGTGAATACAGAATTGATTTTGATGGTGCGTCAATTACAACCTACGCCGCAAGGATTGCCCATAGAACTTTATTTCTTCTCTGCCAATAAAGACTGGATTCCATACGAACGCTTGCAAGCAGAGGTCTTTGACCATTTGTTGGCTGTGCTTCCCGAATTCGGATTAAGGGTATTCCAAAGCCCTTCAGGATTGGATGTGTTGTCTCTTTCTTCTCATTAA
- a CDS encoding efflux transporter outer membrane subunit codes for MRKIRRWGAWLLLIIPLALNAQQRTEKLLNVPLPEHWQEEDAMFQQQLPVDDHWWTVFQDATLDSLIHVAVRQNPSVLTALNRIDMAKANLRIARGGYYPALSLDARWNRQQTSGNTGTGQPQSRVGYYDATVNMSWQVDVFGSIRQRVKAQKENFAASREEYNATMVSLCAEVASAYFNLREAQQELSVLQRNALSQKAVVDITEVRYNTGLASKLDVAQAKSVYYSTLASIPATESGIIQYMNALAVLLGLYPQDVTAALETGKPLPDYIEPVGVGLPGQLLLRRPDVRVAERQVNAQAALLGASKTDWLPSFFLNGSFGYASHDMKDFTKRSSMTWSIAPSMSWTIFNGGQRANNVRLQRAQLDETINQFNITVLTAVQEVDNAMSSYKNSIKQIVACREMLNQGKEAFKLSLDLYKQGLSPFQNVLDAQRSLLSYENSLVQAQGYSLLCLIQMYQALGGGW; via the coding sequence ATGAGGAAAATACGTAGATGGGGAGCATGGCTCCTTTTAATCATTCCTTTGGCACTGAATGCCCAGCAGCGGACCGAAAAATTATTGAATGTACCCTTGCCGGAACATTGGCAAGAAGAGGATGCGATGTTTCAACAACAGCTTCCGGTGGATGACCATTGGTGGACTGTATTTCAGGATGCCACACTGGATTCATTGATTCATGTGGCTGTCAGGCAGAATCCGTCTGTCCTTACTGCCTTGAATCGTATAGATATGGCGAAAGCGAATCTGAGGATAGCCAGAGGAGGCTATTATCCGGCTTTGTCATTGGATGCCAGGTGGAACCGCCAACAGACTAGTGGTAATACCGGTACGGGACAGCCTCAATCCAGAGTGGGGTATTATGATGCAACGGTTAATATGAGCTGGCAGGTGGATGTGTTCGGTTCCATCCGCCAACGGGTGAAAGCGCAGAAAGAAAATTTTGCGGCAAGTCGTGAAGAGTACAATGCGACGATGGTAAGTCTTTGTGCAGAAGTGGCGTCAGCCTATTTTAATTTGCGTGAGGCCCAACAGGAACTCAGTGTGTTACAGCGCAATGCTTTATCTCAAAAGGCGGTAGTGGATATAACTGAAGTGCGTTATAATACCGGATTGGCTTCCAAACTGGATGTGGCTCAGGCTAAATCGGTTTATTATAGTACATTGGCTTCTATTCCTGCTACAGAATCCGGTATTATTCAATATATGAATGCGTTGGCTGTATTGCTCGGGCTTTATCCTCAGGATGTGACGGCTGCACTGGAAACGGGAAAACCGTTACCCGATTATATAGAGCCGGTAGGGGTTGGTCTTCCCGGACAATTACTTTTACGACGTCCCGATGTACGGGTTGCCGAACGTCAAGTCAATGCACAAGCAGCCCTGTTGGGAGCTTCTAAGACCGATTGGCTTCCCTCATTTTTTCTGAACGGTTCCTTCGGCTATGCTTCACATGATATGAAAGACTTTACTAAACGTAGCAGTATGACATGGAGCATCGCTCCCTCTATGAGCTGGACGATTTTTAATGGTGGCCAGCGTGCGAATAATGTACGCTTGCAGCGTGCACAACTGGATGAGACAATCAATCAGTTCAATATTACGGTTCTTACAGCAGTGCAGGAGGTGGATAATGCCATGAGTAGTTATAAGAATTCCATCAAACAGATTGTGGCATGTCGTGAGATGCTGAATCAGGGGAAAGAGGCATTTAAACTTTCATTGGACTTATACAAACAGGGGCTGAGCCCTTTCCAAAATGTGTTGGATGCACAGCGTTCGTTACTGTCATACGAGAATTCATTGGTGCAGGCACAGGGATATTCATTGCTTTGTCTGATTCAGATGTATCAGGCATTGGGTGGAGGCTGGTAG
- a CDS encoding sensor histidine kinase, whose translation MKKILLTLALAFCCVAGQGQTTAIPAGVNIQELNTKWAKFTQYAEQKQINKAVEEGIRVSTLFTQNRQYKEAFATCRQMDALIYYSEQEKKSPEYKLRFMVGKERLRMYTNLKNTEQCKILLKQLHSYTDLLKSDSLQEELLMTEANYYQTFGMTDKSLECYNILFQKRSTGKDEKGIDQCYKDMLGYAEQNNNAPLAIAMRKLYTSWQDSIKAVKTANELNTLQQKYETSQKILQEKEDKITTNLIIIIALCVLSAILAAGLLFLATLLFKHIRQVKKLKHSLQIANENNEQKSKFIGNISAQIEPSLNTIDEATKGTISTPILHENIKALKELMTAIQTYISLEETREEHYPLKELNINTLCESIMEKAKINFKSGVEAVVNVPRVNIKTNAEELERILNHLLNNAAEYTKSGKISLEFKKRSAHTHQFILTDTGTGIPVEARERLFKPFAKIRDLTQGNGLGLPTCSLIAYKLNGTLTLDTDYKKGTRFILELHV comes from the coding sequence ATGAAAAAAATTCTTCTAACATTAGCACTTGCCTTTTGTTGTGTTGCAGGGCAAGGACAAACTACAGCCATACCGGCAGGTGTCAATATTCAAGAGTTAAATACAAAGTGGGCAAAATTCACTCAGTATGCCGAACAAAAGCAAATAAATAAAGCGGTAGAAGAGGGAATACGGGTAAGTACGCTCTTTACTCAAAACAGACAATATAAAGAAGCCTTTGCCACTTGCCGACAAATGGACGCACTGATTTATTATAGTGAGCAAGAAAAAAAATCACCTGAGTACAAATTGCGTTTCATGGTGGGTAAAGAACGCCTGCGTATGTATACGAATCTAAAAAATACAGAACAATGCAAGATACTATTGAAACAACTTCACTCCTATACAGACCTATTAAAATCAGACTCTTTACAAGAAGAACTTCTAATGACGGAAGCCAATTATTATCAAACTTTCGGTATGACAGACAAAAGCTTGGAATGTTACAACATCTTATTCCAAAAGCGCTCTACCGGTAAAGATGAAAAAGGAATAGACCAATGCTATAAAGACATGTTGGGATATGCCGAACAGAATAATAATGCCCCATTGGCTATTGCAATGAGAAAACTTTATACTTCATGGCAAGATTCCATAAAAGCAGTAAAAACAGCCAATGAGCTAAACACACTACAACAAAAATATGAAACCAGTCAAAAAATTTTGCAGGAAAAAGAAGACAAGATTACCACAAATCTAATTATTATCATTGCATTATGTGTGTTATCTGCCATATTAGCTGCCGGATTATTATTTTTAGCTACCTTGTTATTTAAACATATCCGCCAAGTAAAGAAATTGAAACATAGCCTACAGATAGCGAATGAAAACAATGAGCAGAAGTCTAAGTTTATCGGTAATATCAGCGCCCAAATTGAACCAAGTCTGAATACAATAGATGAAGCAACAAAGGGAACAATATCTACCCCAATATTACATGAAAACATCAAGGCACTGAAAGAACTAATGACAGCTATCCAGACGTATATTTCATTGGAAGAAACACGTGAAGAACATTATCCGCTAAAGGAACTGAACATAAATACATTATGTGAAAGTATTATGGAAAAAGCGAAAATAAACTTCAAGTCCGGAGTAGAAGCAGTGGTAAACGTCCCACGTGTAAATATTAAGACAAATGCAGAAGAATTGGAACGCATATTAAACCATTTATTGAACAATGCAGCAGAATATACGAAAAGCGGTAAGATTTCACTGGAATTCAAAAAACGAAGCGCTCATACACATCAATTCATACTAACTGATACGGGAACGGGAATTCCGGTTGAAGCGCGTGAAAGACTGTTCAAGCCATTTGCAAAAATACGCGATTTAACACAAGGGAACGGACTAGGGTTGCCTACCTGCAGCCTTATCGCTTATAAATTAAATGGCACACTGACTTTGGACACTGATTATAAAAAAGGGACCCGGTTTATACTGGAACTTCATGTATAA